In Saccharothrix violaceirubra, the following are encoded in one genomic region:
- a CDS encoding WXG100 family type VII secretion target, whose translation MTDLVAPVGSSHEVWTGSGIADSIEGLVDAIKSDGWVDDLLAGTGAAVEVAAFALDPINGLLSNGLGWAIEYFEPLREMLDELTGKPDVVRSHVTTWENMAKELYGMSEDLKSCVEADIPDWHGAAADAYRAKMAKNVEAIGALGAISAAMAVATEGAGNLVEMTREIVRDLIADLVARVIVWAVEAIFVVTIPLIASQIVAAVVKWAGRILTYTMALINSLTSLTKLLNG comes from the coding sequence ATGACCGATCTGGTGGCTCCCGTCGGGTCGTCGCATGAGGTGTGGACCGGCTCTGGGATCGCCGACAGCATCGAGGGGCTCGTCGATGCCATCAAGTCGGACGGCTGGGTCGACGACCTGCTCGCCGGGACGGGTGCTGCCGTGGAGGTCGCCGCCTTCGCGCTCGACCCGATCAACGGCCTGTTGTCCAACGGGCTCGGCTGGGCGATCGAGTACTTCGAGCCGTTGCGGGAGATGCTCGACGAGCTCACCGGCAAGCCGGACGTCGTCAGGTCGCACGTCACGACCTGGGAGAACATGGCCAAAGAACTGTATGGCATGTCTGAGGACCTCAAGTCGTGCGTCGAGGCGGACATCCCTGACTGGCACGGCGCGGCGGCGGATGCCTACCGGGCCAAGATGGCGAAGAACGTCGAGGCCATCGGCGCGCTGGGAGCGATCTCCGCGGCGATGGCCGTGGCCACCGAGGGCGCGGGCAACCTGGTGGAGATGACCCGCGAGATCGTCCGTGACCTGATCGCCGACCTGGTGGCCAGGGTGATCGTGTGGGCGGTCGAGGCGATCTTCGTGGTGACGATCCCGCTCATCGCCTCGCAGATCGTCGCGGCCGTGGTCAAGTGGGCAGGTCGCATCCTCACCTACACGATGGCGCTGATCAACAGTCTCACCAGTCTGACGAAGCTCCTGAACGGGTAG
- a CDS encoding DUF3558 domain-containing protein, with protein sequence MNSKLGAATLAAVSIMMLSACSKSTTEGTPAAASHRPAVHTSSPSGDQQPSDNDLDITKYTDKPCDLIKPDQLATLGNLKPAKQGSGPLGPTCTWSAQDPTRDNTYTLSLATKGSTLESMIENVKMDPVFKTTTVGGREAYSTDSTDGTLKCGTGVKTSSKDAIFTQVRLGDEDTEKTGKSCQASERLAAIIIGNLGD encoded by the coding sequence GTGAACAGCAAGCTCGGGGCGGCGACCCTCGCCGCTGTCTCCATCATGATGCTCTCCGCGTGCTCGAAGTCCACCACCGAAGGCACTCCCGCCGCAGCCAGTCATAGACCGGCTGTCCACACGTCGTCCCCCAGCGGGGACCAGCAGCCCTCCGACAACGACCTGGACATCACCAAATACACCGACAAACCCTGCGACCTCATCAAACCAGACCAACTCGCCACACTCGGAAACCTCAAGCCCGCAAAACAAGGGTCGGGACCGCTCGGCCCCACCTGCACCTGGTCGGCACAGGATCCCACCAGGGACAACACATATACTCTGTCACTGGCCACCAAGGGCTCCACTCTGGAATCAATGATCGAGAACGTAAAAATGGATCCAGTTTTCAAAACGACGACCGTTGGCGGCAGGGAGGCATACAGCACTGACAGCACCGATGGCACTCTTAAGTGCGGAACCGGGGTGAAGACATCGAGCAAGGACGCCATTTTCACCCAAGTCCGCCTCGGCGATGAGGACACTGAGAAGACCGGAAAGTCCTGCCAGGCATCGGAACGCCTGGCCGCGATCATCATCGGGAACCTGGGCGACTGA
- a CDS encoding DUF3558 domain-containing protein, producing MMFTACSKTTTEGNPAPATSLATTKQTPSPSEEKQPSGNDLDITKYADKPCDLIKPDQLATLGNFKPAKQGAGPLGPTCTWLGQNSIKDNTYALSLVTKGSTLEKMRENVKDRTIFKTTTITGRDAYSTDGTDGTRDCATGVKTSSKDAILAQVSLGEKDTEKTGKSCQASERLAAIIIGNLGG from the coding sequence ATGATGTTTACCGCGTGCTCGAAAACCACCACCGAAGGCAATCCTGCTCCAGCCACCAGTCTGGCAACGACGAAACAGACCCCTTCTCCTAGCGAGGAAAAACAGCCATCCGGCAACGACCTGGACATCACCAAATACGCCGACAAACCCTGCGACCTGATCAAACCCGACCAACTCGCCACACTCGGCAACTTCAAGCCAGCTAAACAGGGGGCAGGCCCTCTAGGCCCCACCTGCACCTGGCTGGGTCAGAATTCCATCAAGGACAACACTTACGCTCTGTCGCTAGTCACCAAGGGCTCAACTCTGGAAAAAATGCGCGAGAACGTCAAAGATCGAACGATTTTCAAGACCACGACCATCACCGGTCGGGATGCCTACAGCACCGACGGCACCGACGGAACCCGCGATTGCGCAACCGGAGTCAAGACCTCAAGCAAAGACGCCATACTCGCCCAAGTCAGCCTCGGCGAGAAAGACACCGAGAAGACCGGCAAGTCCTGCCAGGCATCGGAACGCCTAGCCGCGATCATCATCGGGAACCTGGGCGGCTGA
- a CDS encoding DUF397 domain-containing protein, which produces MSTAPRWRKSRHSGANTNCVEIDSTLTAIRDTKNPAAVLRFSDATMSRFLTRVARQS; this is translated from the coding sequence ATGAGCACCGCACCCCGCTGGCGGAAGTCCAGACACAGCGGCGCAAACACGAACTGCGTCGAGATTGACAGCACCCTGACCGCCATCCGGGACACCAAGAACCCTGCCGCGGTCCTCCGTTTCTCCGACGCAACAATGTCCCGCTTCCTGACGCGGGTCGCACGACAGAGTTGA
- a CDS encoding helix-turn-helix domain-containing protein, whose amino-acid sequence MVRSTPKAMALGAKIRTERETRSMTQRNLARKLGLDSGTMSRIETGERPPTAELAAAILGALGVTGERREEILTLARGDNTSGTAWVAVGMPEQRTQLDALLQLEQLAGVVVDVNPLVIPGLLQSSGYTRAVMRAARVPDNEIETRVAIRMGRREILTRPNPIKFTALISANVLRQSVGGPDVMADQLDHLLGMARLDNVELRAFPVETDWHDGLYGPFTVLTIAAGRSVVHLENRVSGLFIQDDHDVADFEDAARRVRDMSMSEEATIDLIEHEARRMKKGTE is encoded by the coding sequence ATGGTCCGCAGCACTCCCAAAGCAATGGCGCTCGGCGCGAAAATCCGTACGGAACGCGAGACGCGGTCGATGACCCAACGCAACCTCGCACGTAAACTGGGGCTCGACAGCGGCACGATGAGCCGCATCGAGACCGGAGAACGGCCACCCACGGCCGAACTGGCGGCAGCCATCCTCGGCGCCCTCGGGGTGACCGGTGAACGCCGCGAGGAAATCCTCACCTTGGCGCGTGGAGACAACACATCGGGGACGGCCTGGGTCGCCGTCGGCATGCCCGAACAGAGGACGCAGCTTGACGCGCTCCTGCAACTGGAGCAGTTGGCCGGCGTCGTTGTGGACGTCAACCCACTGGTGATCCCCGGCCTCCTCCAGTCCAGCGGTTACACACGAGCCGTGATGCGTGCCGCGCGCGTACCCGACAACGAGATCGAGACCCGAGTCGCGATCAGGATGGGCCGCCGCGAAATCCTGACGCGGCCCAATCCGATCAAGTTCACGGCGCTGATCAGCGCGAACGTACTCCGCCAGTCGGTAGGCGGACCCGACGTGATGGCTGATCAGTTGGACCATCTGCTCGGGATGGCCAGACTGGACAACGTGGAACTCCGAGCCTTCCCAGTGGAGACCGACTGGCACGACGGGCTCTACGGGCCGTTCACGGTCCTGACCATCGCCGCCGGGAGGTCGGTCGTCCACCTGGAGAACCGCGTGTCGGGACTGTTCATCCAGGATGATCACGACGTCGCGGACTTCGAGGACGCCGCGCGGAGGGTGCGGGACATGTCGATGAGCGAAGAAGCAACAATCGACCTCATCGAGCACGAGGCACGACGAATGAAGAAAGGGACCGAATGA
- a CDS encoding aldo/keto reductase, which yields MSETYALGGDLTVGRLGYGAMRITGPGIWGYPDDPENAIAVLRRAVELGVTFIDTADSYGPHVSEDLIRRALHPYADDLVIATKAGLVRPSRTDWVPLGRPEYLRHALEQSLVRLGVERIDLFQLHRIDPSVPLADQIGELKKFVDEGKVRHVGLSEVDVDELAAAREITEIASVQNLYNLADRKHEKVLDYTIEHEIAFIPWYPVATGDLARPGGVLDQASRDHGATPAQLALAWLLRRAPNILPIPGTSSLAHLAENVAAAKIELTDEEFAQLSGL from the coding sequence GTGTCCGAAACCTATGCACTGGGTGGAGACCTGACCGTCGGCCGGCTCGGCTACGGGGCCATGCGGATCACCGGTCCCGGCATCTGGGGCTACCCGGACGACCCGGAGAACGCGATCGCCGTCCTGCGGCGTGCGGTCGAACTCGGCGTCACGTTCATCGACACCGCCGACTCGTACGGCCCGCACGTCAGCGAGGACCTGATCCGCCGCGCGCTGCACCCGTACGCCGACGACCTGGTGATCGCCACCAAGGCCGGTCTGGTGCGTCCCAGCCGGACGGACTGGGTGCCGTTGGGCCGTCCCGAATACCTGCGGCACGCCTTGGAGCAGAGCCTGGTCCGGCTCGGGGTCGAGCGGATCGACCTGTTCCAGTTGCACCGCATCGACCCGTCGGTGCCGTTGGCCGACCAGATCGGCGAGTTGAAGAAGTTCGTGGACGAGGGCAAGGTCCGCCACGTCGGACTGTCCGAAGTGGACGTCGACGAGCTGGCCGCCGCGCGGGAGATCACCGAGATCGCGAGCGTGCAGAACCTGTACAACCTCGCCGACCGCAAGCACGAGAAGGTGCTCGACTACACGATCGAGCACGAGATCGCGTTCATCCCGTGGTACCCGGTCGCGACCGGCGACCTGGCCCGGCCCGGCGGCGTGCTCGACCAGGCGAGCCGCGACCACGGCGCCACTCCGGCGCAGCTCGCCCTGGCCTGGCTGCTGCGGCGGGCGCCCAACATCCTGCCGATCCCGGGCACGTCCTCGCTCGCGCACCTGGCGGAGAACGTCGCCGCCGCGAAGATCGAGCTGACCGACGAGGAGTTCGCTCAGCTCTCCGGGCTGTAG
- a CDS encoding MOSC domain-containing protein, with product MASVLSLNVAERVEFPVVFGSTGIHKRPVEGRVAVRAPGPSGTGGSGIVGDHVADLRVHGGDDKAVYAYAREDLDDWAAELGRDLPAGLFGENLTTLGVSLTEARIGERWRIGSAVLRVAGPRVPCRTFALVMDEPGWAKRFIARAVPGAYFAVAEPGELGTGDAIEVEHRPDHDVTIGLAFRAVTLEPDLLPRLLAAGDDLPARVRERVERRATYSPES from the coding sequence ATGGCATCCGTCCTGTCGTTGAACGTGGCCGAACGCGTCGAGTTCCCCGTCGTCTTCGGCTCGACCGGCATCCACAAGCGCCCGGTCGAGGGTCGGGTCGCGGTGCGCGCGCCCGGCCCGTCGGGCACGGGTGGCAGCGGGATCGTCGGCGACCACGTGGCCGACCTGCGGGTGCACGGCGGTGACGACAAGGCCGTCTACGCCTACGCCCGTGAGGACCTGGACGACTGGGCCGCCGAACTCGGCCGCGACCTGCCGGCGGGCCTGTTCGGCGAGAACCTGACCACGCTCGGGGTGTCGCTCACGGAAGCCCGGATCGGCGAGCGGTGGCGCATCGGTTCGGCGGTGTTGCGGGTCGCCGGGCCGCGCGTGCCGTGCCGGACGTTCGCCCTGGTCATGGACGAGCCCGGCTGGGCGAAGCGGTTCATCGCCCGCGCGGTGCCCGGCGCCTACTTCGCCGTGGCCGAGCCGGGCGAACTCGGGACGGGCGACGCGATCGAGGTCGAGCACCGGCCGGACCACGACGTGACGATCGGGTTGGCGTTCCGCGCGGTCACGCTGGAACCCGACCTGCTGCCCCGCCTGCTCGCGGCCGGCGACGACCTGCCCGCCCGCGTGCGGGAACGGGTGGAGCGCCGCGCGACCTACAGCCCGGAGAGCTGA
- a CDS encoding peptidylprolyl isomerase, whose protein sequence is MKILLALSFVAGTLLVGTAQAQAVGEPDVTRGPCAYTKTPDEPPARPVGLPRDPRHTPDRGKVEVVLQTNHGPIPLKLDRAQAPCTVQSFLHLLDRKFYDRTFCHRITAYATLKVLQCGDPSGTGEGGPGYKYKDELPKNLPPAPNDPTGERRIYPRGTLAMANAGPDTNGSQFFLVTADSTLRPNYTVFGTIGESGLRTLDKIAAAGIKPTPENPAPVDGAPAKQVDIRKAKRDC, encoded by the coding sequence ATGAAAATCTTACTGGCGTTGTCCTTCGTGGCCGGGACGTTGCTCGTGGGCACGGCGCAGGCTCAGGCCGTCGGGGAACCCGATGTCACGCGCGGTCCCTGTGCGTACACGAAAACCCCCGACGAGCCGCCCGCCCGTCCGGTGGGGCTGCCGCGGGACCCGCGGCACACGCCGGACCGGGGCAAGGTCGAGGTGGTCCTGCAGACCAACCACGGGCCGATCCCGTTGAAGCTCGACCGTGCACAGGCGCCGTGCACCGTCCAAAGCTTCCTGCACCTGCTCGACCGGAAGTTCTACGACCGGACGTTCTGCCACCGGATCACCGCGTACGCCACGCTCAAGGTCCTCCAGTGCGGTGACCCGTCCGGCACGGGTGAAGGCGGTCCGGGCTACAAGTACAAGGACGAGCTGCCCAAGAACCTGCCGCCCGCGCCCAACGACCCGACCGGTGAGCGGCGGATCTACCCGCGCGGCACGCTGGCCATGGCCAACGCGGGGCCGGACACCAACGGCAGCCAGTTCTTCCTGGTGACGGCGGACTCGACGCTGCGGCCCAACTACACCGTCTTCGGCACGATCGGCGAGTCCGGGCTGCGCACGCTCGACAAGATCGCCGCGGCCGGGATCAAGCCGACGCCGGAGAACCCGGCACCGGTCGACGGCGCACCCGCCAAGCAGGTCGACATCCGCAAGGCCAAGCGCGACTGCTAG
- a CDS encoding GNAT family N-acetyltransferase codes for MAVLTRPEKLVGDVLIRTAVPGEEEVILDLLSEAAAWIIGLGIEQWPARFAAESVRVRIEAGQALLVGDPPVATLVVADEDEFWGDDPEPAYYVSRLTVSRSARGLGATLLDWVSGKAVEHGRHAVRLATASGNPGLRRYYEAAGFRHVADPPRARWPISLYERKVNPTTGSNRG; via the coding sequence ATGGCCGTCCTCACCCGCCCCGAGAAGTTGGTCGGCGACGTCCTCATCCGGACGGCCGTGCCCGGCGAGGAGGAGGTGATCCTCGACCTCCTGTCCGAAGCCGCCGCCTGGATCATCGGGCTGGGCATCGAGCAGTGGCCGGCGCGGTTCGCCGCGGAGTCGGTCCGGGTCAGGATCGAGGCGGGGCAGGCGCTTCTGGTGGGTGACCCGCCCGTCGCCACGCTCGTGGTCGCCGACGAGGACGAGTTCTGGGGCGACGATCCCGAACCGGCCTACTACGTCTCCCGGCTGACGGTGTCCCGAAGCGCGCGTGGTCTGGGCGCGACCCTGCTCGACTGGGTCTCGGGCAAAGCCGTCGAGCACGGGCGGCACGCCGTGCGCCTGGCCACGGCGAGCGGCAACCCCGGTCTGCGCCGGTACTACGAGGCGGCGGGCTTCCGGCACGTGGCCGACCCGCCCCGCGCACGCTGGCCCATCAGCCTCTACGAACGGAAAGTCAACCCGACGACCGGCTCTAACCGGGGCTGA
- a CDS encoding helix-turn-helix transcriptional regulator, giving the protein MQTRAPVVVGRDAELHTLERALADAGAGRGRAVFLVGEAGIGKTRLARVAAGLAFDQGLRVLRGRSSTIGPMIPFRPLAEALMSLLRGGRPDVDGLGPYRTVLGRLVPEWSTDASGGHSVVVLAEAVLRLLALVGRDRPALLVLEDLHDADAETLAVIDYLVDNLEDVPTAVVVTTRAEPGAALDTVRLAAQRGAGTLLDLTRLTERQVRCMAASCLEIPDPEVPDAVAERLWSDSAGNPFVVEELLHGMVNGGLLVRGGHGWQVLGELRLDVPTALVRSIAHRTDRLGPQGRELLSVAAVLGHRFPLPVLRRVTGMDDRSLLNHLHAGVAAQLVTPDEPVPDWYAFRHPLTAEALLAQLFPADRADISRRTADAVEALYPDLPGEWCALVASLRLDAGQTERAGTLLSVAGRRALADGAAGSAVRLLDRAHRLLESGVDVHIRADVLDCLLPALGEAGRFDRAFALADTIAELGAAGLSRVRQAELRTKLAQVAHLAGWWDDGAAQVEAARALLGPDADDEHTARIDAVAAFLTLNARRPDRIARAEELARRAVEAATRVPLPAVGCEAWQLLGVLARDRDLAEAVGHFTRARVLAEENGLPIQRAHAVVRHAGLVWLAEGSSDELAEAREEALRVGAIAVAYNVDAILGLDSVLRGDFPEAAPRLDRCATGVKRLRLKSMQLYVLMARASSAAHQGRRSDMDAAIAAFDDLGGVGSQERPLCHGLARAFCALLEEDRPLAEADLARAMEYEAQTPTTFHLSGTHGLRLLLDVLGRRMDRARFVEITASAAAGMRWNRVFERAAHAVLLGREGRFDEAEAAVAAAVDAGAIYPVARALALRLVSEAAVADGWGEPVVWLRAAEEHFHANGGPAAAAACRALLRQAGASVPQRRTGSELVPSSLRTLGVTVREFEVFRLLAGRLGNKAIASRLHISPRTVEKHVASLITKTAQPDRESLSTLAASLTP; this is encoded by the coding sequence ATGCAGACCCGCGCGCCGGTCGTGGTCGGCCGCGACGCCGAACTCCACACCCTGGAGCGGGCACTGGCCGACGCCGGTGCCGGGCGGGGACGCGCGGTCTTCCTCGTGGGCGAGGCCGGGATCGGCAAGACGCGGCTGGCACGGGTCGCCGCCGGGCTCGCGTTCGACCAGGGGTTGCGGGTCCTGCGCGGACGCAGCAGCACGATCGGTCCGATGATCCCCTTCCGGCCGCTGGCCGAGGCGTTGATGTCGTTGCTGCGCGGCGGACGTCCCGACGTCGACGGGCTGGGCCCTTACCGCACGGTCCTGGGCAGACTCGTTCCGGAGTGGAGCACGGACGCCTCCGGCGGCCACTCGGTGGTCGTGCTGGCCGAGGCGGTGCTGCGGCTGCTCGCGCTGGTCGGCCGGGACCGGCCCGCGCTGCTCGTGCTGGAGGACCTGCACGACGCGGACGCCGAGACGCTCGCCGTGATCGACTACCTGGTGGACAACCTGGAGGACGTGCCGACGGCCGTGGTCGTGACCACGCGGGCCGAACCGGGTGCCGCGCTCGACACGGTCCGCCTTGCCGCGCAACGGGGTGCGGGCACGCTGCTCGACCTGACCAGGCTCACCGAGCGGCAGGTGCGGTGCATGGCCGCGTCCTGTCTGGAGATCCCCGACCCCGAGGTGCCCGACGCGGTCGCCGAACGGCTGTGGTCCGACAGCGCGGGCAACCCGTTCGTCGTCGAGGAACTGTTGCACGGCATGGTGAACGGCGGCCTGCTGGTGCGCGGCGGCCACGGCTGGCAGGTGCTGGGCGAGCTGCGCCTGGACGTGCCCACGGCGTTGGTGCGCTCGATCGCGCACCGGACCGACCGCCTGGGCCCGCAGGGGCGCGAACTGCTGTCGGTGGCGGCCGTGCTGGGCCACCGGTTCCCGCTGCCGGTGTTGCGTCGGGTGACCGGGATGGACGACCGGAGCCTGCTCAACCACCTGCACGCGGGCGTGGCCGCGCAGCTCGTCACGCCGGACGAGCCGGTGCCCGACTGGTACGCGTTCCGCCACCCGCTGACGGCCGAGGCCTTACTGGCCCAGCTCTTCCCCGCCGACCGCGCCGACATCTCCCGGCGCACGGCCGACGCGGTCGAGGCGCTGTACCCGGACCTGCCCGGCGAGTGGTGCGCGCTCGTCGCGTCGCTGCGGTTGGACGCGGGCCAGACCGAACGCGCGGGCACGCTGCTGTCGGTCGCCGGGCGGCGGGCGCTCGCGGACGGCGCGGCCGGGTCGGCGGTGCGGCTGCTGGACCGGGCACACCGGCTGCTGGAAAGCGGTGTGGACGTGCACATCCGCGCCGACGTGCTGGACTGCCTGCTGCCCGCGCTGGGCGAGGCGGGCCGGTTCGACCGGGCGTTCGCGTTGGCCGACACGATCGCCGAACTCGGCGCGGCCGGACTGTCCCGCGTGCGGCAGGCCGAGCTGCGCACGAAGTTGGCGCAGGTCGCGCACCTGGCCGGGTGGTGGGACGACGGCGCGGCGCAGGTCGAGGCGGCGCGGGCGTTGCTGGGGCCGGACGCGGACGACGAGCACACGGCGCGGATCGACGCGGTGGCGGCGTTCCTGACGTTGAACGCCCGGCGGCCCGACCGGATCGCCCGTGCCGAGGAGTTGGCCCGGCGCGCGGTGGAGGCGGCGACCCGCGTGCCGCTGCCGGCCGTGGGGTGCGAGGCGTGGCAGTTGCTGGGCGTGCTGGCGCGTGACCGCGACCTGGCCGAGGCGGTCGGGCACTTCACGCGGGCGCGGGTCCTGGCCGAGGAGAACGGGTTGCCGATCCAGCGGGCGCACGCCGTGGTGCGGCACGCCGGGCTGGTGTGGCTGGCCGAGGGGTCGTCCGACGAGCTGGCCGAGGCCCGCGAGGAGGCGTTGCGGGTCGGGGCGATCGCCGTGGCGTACAACGTGGACGCGATCCTCGGGCTGGATTCCGTGCTGCGCGGCGACTTCCCGGAGGCGGCGCCGCGGCTGGACCGCTGCGCGACCGGTGTCAAACGTTTGCGGCTCAAGTCGATGCAGCTCTACGTGTTGATGGCGCGGGCGTCCTCCGCCGCGCACCAGGGTCGGCGGTCCGACATGGACGCGGCGATCGCGGCGTTCGACGACCTGGGCGGCGTCGGGTCGCAGGAGCGGCCGTTGTGCCACGGGTTGGCGCGGGCGTTCTGCGCCCTGCTGGAGGAGGACCGGCCGCTGGCCGAGGCCGACCTCGCGCGGGCCATGGAGTACGAGGCGCAGACGCCGACCACGTTCCACCTGTCGGGCACGCACGGGTTGCGGTTGCTGCTGGACGTGTTGGGTCGGCGGATGGACCGGGCGCGGTTCGTGGAGATCACCGCGTCGGCGGCGGCCGGGATGCGGTGGAACCGCGTGTTCGAACGGGCGGCGCACGCGGTGCTGCTGGGTCGGGAAGGGCGGTTCGACGAGGCCGAGGCGGCGGTCGCGGCGGCGGTGGACGCGGGCGCGATCTACCCGGTGGCGCGGGCGTTGGCGTTGCGCCTGGTGTCCGAGGCGGCGGTCGCGGACGGGTGGGGCGAGCCGGTGGTGTGGCTGCGGGCGGCCGAGGAGCACTTCCACGCCAACGGTGGGCCGGCCGCGGCGGCGGCCTGCCGGGCGTTGCTGCGCCAGGCCGGCGCGTCGGTCCCCCAACGCCGGACCGGCTCCGAACTGGTCCCGTCCTCGCTGCGCACCCTGGGCGTGACCGTCCGCGAGTTCGAGGTGTTCCGGTTGTTGGCGGGACGGCTGGGGAACAAGGCCATCGCGTCACGGTTGCACATCTCGCCGCGGACCGTGGAGAAGCACGTCGCCAGCCTGATCACGAAGACCGCCCAACCCGATCGCGAGTCGTTGAGCACGCTGGCCGCCTCCCTCACCCCCTGA